In one window of Chryseobacterium sp. JV274 DNA:
- a CDS encoding acyltransferase: MSDFFAHETAVIDEGCQIGKGTKIWHFSHLMTGCILGEKCNIGQNVVISPQVVLGQNVKVQNNVSIYEGVTCDDDVFLGPSMVFTNVINPRSAVNRKNEYLKTHVGKGASIGANATIVCGHNIGQFAFIGAGAVVTKEVPDYALVVGNPARQMGWMSEFGQRLQFDAENIAVCEESGEKYKLENNKVSKI, translated from the coding sequence ATGTCAGATTTTTTTGCACACGAAACGGCGGTTATTGACGAAGGATGTCAAATAGGAAAAGGAACCAAAATTTGGCACTTTTCACATCTTATGACAGGTTGCATTTTGGGCGAAAAATGTAATATTGGTCAAAATGTTGTCATTTCCCCTCAAGTAGTTTTAGGACAGAATGTGAAAGTTCAGAATAATGTTTCTATCTATGAAGGAGTAACCTGTGATGATGATGTCTTTTTAGGACCTTCAATGGTTTTTACCAACGTAATAAACCCCAGGAGTGCTGTAAACAGAAAAAATGAATACCTGAAGACCCATGTTGGGAAAGGAGCGTCTATAGGAGCCAATGCAACTATTGTCTGTGGCCATAATATAGGTCAGTTTGCTTTTATTGGAGCAGGAGCTGTGGTTACAAAAGAAGTACCGGATTATGCATTGGTAGTAGGAAACCCTGCCAGACAGATGGGATGGATGAGCGAATTTGGGCAAAGACTTCAATTTGATGCAGAAAATATTGCCGTTTGTGAAGAAAGTGGAGAAAAATACAAATTAGAAAATAACAAAGTTTCAAAAATTTAA
- the lhgO gene encoding L-2-hydroxyglutarate oxidase, which translates to MNYDIIIIGAGLVGLATAYQTKLKNPDSKILILEKENDVALHQSGHNSGVIHSGIYYKPGSLKAKNCIEGYNSVINFAEKYGIRYDLCGKIIVATSQEELPLLDNIYKRGVENGLQDLKYLSREEFREIEPHCEGVKAIKVPQTGIIDYPGIAKKIKKLFEELGGKVRFNNEVKNIIDKGSEIIVNTNISEFKTKKLISCAGLYSDKITKMTNEKNDVVIIPFRGEYYKIKDEKKYLVKHLIYPVPDPSFPFLGVHFTRMIDGNIEAGPNAVLAFKKEGYHFFDFNFTETMQTMLWPGFRKIVAKYGKTGMGEMHRSLSKSAFTKALQKLLPEIQESDLVAGGSGVRAQACDRNGGLIDDFDIVKNGNIIHVRNAPSPAATSCLSIGNKISELIVN; encoded by the coding sequence ATGAACTATGATATTATAATCATTGGTGCAGGTTTGGTAGGATTGGCTACAGCCTATCAGACTAAGCTGAAAAATCCTGATTCTAAAATTTTAATTTTGGAAAAAGAAAATGATGTGGCATTACACCAATCGGGACACAACAGTGGAGTAATCCACAGTGGGATTTATTATAAACCAGGCAGCCTTAAAGCAAAAAACTGTATCGAAGGATATAACTCGGTAATTAATTTTGCCGAGAAATATGGAATAAGATATGACCTTTGCGGTAAAATAATCGTAGCTACTTCACAGGAAGAATTACCCCTCTTGGATAATATTTATAAAAGAGGAGTTGAAAACGGTCTGCAGGATTTAAAATACCTTTCAAGAGAAGAATTCCGTGAAATTGAACCCCATTGTGAAGGCGTAAAAGCAATCAAAGTTCCACAGACCGGAATTATTGACTATCCGGGAATAGCAAAAAAAATAAAAAAACTTTTTGAGGAATTAGGAGGAAAAGTAAGATTTAATAATGAAGTAAAAAACATCATTGATAAAGGATCTGAAATTATTGTAAACACCAATATTTCCGAATTTAAAACCAAAAAACTTATTTCCTGCGCAGGACTTTATTCTGATAAGATCACCAAAATGACCAACGAAAAAAACGATGTGGTCATTATTCCGTTTAGAGGAGAATATTATAAAATTAAGGATGAAAAAAAATATTTGGTAAAACATCTTATTTACCCGGTTCCTGACCCTAGTTTTCCATTCCTTGGAGTACACTTTACCAGGATGATTGATGGTAATATCGAAGCTGGCCCTAATGCTGTGCTGGCTTTCAAAAAGGAAGGATACCATTTTTTCGATTTCAATTTCACCGAAACAATGCAGACTATGCTATGGCCGGGGTTTAGGAAAATTGTAGCAAAATATGGAAAAACAGGAATGGGAGAAATGCATCGTTCACTTTCCAAATCCGCATTTACAAAAGCCCTGCAAAAACTGTTACCGGAAATACAGGAAAGTGATCTTGTAGCAGGAGGTTCAGGGGTAAGAGCTCAGGCTTGCGACAGAAATGGAGGATTGATTGATGATTTTGATATCGTGAAAAACGGAAATATCATTCACGTTAGAAATGCACCCTCTCCGGCAGCCACTTCCTGCCTTTCTATAGGTAATAAGATCAGTGAGCTTATCGTGAATTAA
- a CDS encoding Gfo/Idh/MocA family protein, protein MSEKIKFAVVGCGHIGKRHAEMISRNDECELVGLIDVKDKSVLGIENYDVPFFASLDEFLASGIEVDVINIASPNGFHFEQSYKVIDAGKHVVVEKPMALKKQHAEKLIFQALHKHKQVFAVMQNRYSPPSVWVKEMVESGKLGKIFMVQLNCYWNRDDRYYKPESWHGKKELDGGTLFTQFSHFIDIMYWLFGDITNIQAKFADFNHETLTDFEDSGFVSFDFVDGGMGSLNYSTSVWNQNLESSMTIIAEHGAVKIGGQYMDKVEVCNIKDYVMPELAPTNPGNDYGAYKGSAANHHYIIENVVDVLKGRNTITTNALEGLKVVDIIERIYDKK, encoded by the coding sequence ATGAGTGAAAAAATAAAATTTGCAGTAGTAGGCTGCGGGCATATCGGAAAAAGACACGCCGAAATGATCTCAAGAAATGATGAATGTGAGTTGGTAGGACTGATTGATGTTAAAGATAAATCAGTATTGGGAATTGAAAATTATGACGTTCCCTTTTTTGCATCACTGGATGAATTTTTAGCTTCCGGAATCGAAGTGGATGTTATTAATATCGCTTCTCCAAACGGATTCCATTTTGAACAGTCTTATAAAGTGATAGATGCAGGAAAGCATGTTGTGGTAGAAAAACCAATGGCGCTGAAGAAACAGCATGCTGAAAAACTTATTTTTCAGGCGTTGCATAAACATAAACAAGTTTTTGCAGTGATGCAAAACAGATACTCGCCACCTTCTGTCTGGGTAAAAGAAATGGTAGAGAGCGGAAAACTGGGAAAAATATTTATGGTTCAGCTTAATTGCTACTGGAATCGTGATGACCGATATTACAAACCGGAATCATGGCACGGAAAGAAAGAACTGGATGGCGGAACTTTATTCACGCAGTTTTCTCACTTTATAGATATCATGTATTGGTTATTCGGAGATATTACCAATATTCAGGCGAAATTTGCAGATTTTAATCATGAAACGCTTACTGATTTTGAAGATTCAGGTTTCGTCAGCTTTGATTTTGTAGACGGAGGAATGGGTTCCTTAAATTATTCTACTTCTGTTTGGAATCAAAACCTTGAAAGTTCAATGACAATCATTGCAGAACATGGAGCTGTGAAAATCGGTGGGCAGTATATGGACAAAGTAGAAGTCTGTAATATAAAAGACTATGTAATGCCGGAATTAGCTCCAACAAATCCTGGAAATGATTATGGTGCTTATAAAGGATCTGCTGCCAATCACCATTACATTATTGAAAATGTTGTTGATGTATTGAAAGGGAGAAATACTATTACTACGAATGCTCTGGAAGGGCTTAAAGTGGTGGATATTATTGAGAGAATATATGATAAAAAGTAG
- a CDS encoding DegT/DnrJ/EryC1/StrS family aminotransferase → MKIQMVDLKGQYLKIKEDVDAGIQECIDNTAFINGPAVKEFQQDFEKYLGVKHVIPCANGTDALQIAMMALDLQPDDEIICPAFTYVATAEVIGLLGLKPVMVDVNEDTFDIELEDLQKYLTPNTKAIVPVHLYGQSANMEKILEFAKTHNLFVIEDNAQAIGSDYTFSDGTVKKTGTIGHIGCTSFFPSKNLGCYGDGGALMTNDDNLASKIRMIANHGQEKKYYHKVLGCNSRLDTLQAAVLKVKLKHLDEYSAARNRMADYYDENLAGIAEIQTPKRAENSTHVFHQYTLRVKNGKRDELQKYLAEKNIPSMIYYPLPLYKQEAFLQYVEEGFSLPVTEQLCTEVISLPVHTEFDQEVLDVIVTEIKNYFN, encoded by the coding sequence ATGAAAATTCAAATGGTTGACCTTAAAGGTCAATACCTGAAAATAAAAGAAGACGTAGATGCCGGTATTCAGGAATGTATAGACAATACAGCATTTATTAACGGTCCTGCTGTAAAAGAATTTCAACAGGATTTTGAAAAATATTTGGGGGTAAAACATGTTATTCCCTGTGCTAATGGAACAGATGCTCTTCAAATTGCCATGATGGCGCTTGATCTGCAGCCTGATGACGAAATCATCTGCCCGGCTTTCACTTATGTAGCTACTGCTGAAGTTATTGGTCTTTTAGGACTAAAACCGGTAATGGTAGATGTAAACGAAGATACTTTTGATATTGAGCTGGAAGATTTACAAAAATATCTGACACCCAATACCAAAGCCATTGTTCCGGTTCATTTATATGGGCAAAGTGCCAATATGGAGAAGATTCTTGAATTTGCAAAAACACACAATCTTTTTGTAATAGAAGATAATGCTCAGGCAATTGGGTCTGACTATACTTTTTCTGATGGAACTGTAAAAAAAACAGGGACTATCGGCCATATCGGATGTACCTCATTTTTTCCGTCAAAAAATCTTGGATGTTATGGTGATGGAGGTGCCTTAATGACGAATGATGATAACCTGGCTTCAAAAATCAGAATGATAGCCAACCATGGTCAGGAAAAGAAATATTACCACAAAGTTTTAGGCTGTAATTCAAGATTGGATACACTTCAGGCAGCCGTTTTAAAAGTTAAGCTAAAACATTTGGACGAATACTCAGCTGCCAGAAACAGAATGGCTGATTATTATGATGAGAATCTTGCAGGTATTGCCGAAATTCAAACACCCAAAAGAGCTGAAAACTCTACCCATGTATTCCATCAGTATACCCTTAGAGTGAAAAATGGGAAAAGAGATGAACTACAAAAATACTTGGCAGAAAAGAATATTCCAAGTATGATATATTACCCCTTACCCCTTTACAAACAAGAAGCCTTTCTTCAATATGTAGAAGAAGGTTTTAGTCTTCCTGTTACGGAGCAACTTTGTACCGAAGTGATTTCCCTTCCTGTGCATACAGAATTTGATCAGGAAGTATTGGATGTTATTGTTACAGAAATTAAGAATTATTTTAATTAA
- a CDS encoding polysaccharide deacetylase family protein, with translation MVTSNYFLKILSDNLLQDWVGNIFRERFDVDVQVKFSDGHFCLIFSKKNHFATINFTNNGRQAFFNKENAFCYVSGESISKTTGLEIPNENLVLFGVSEIDWFIRKENNVFTVNYDFVSYMIWSLNRLEEYGVKSEDKHSRFELKNSHLCKDELYLRPIVDEWIYFIGSMLLASGIDCKQNRFSYEVSHDVDKISRYISVPKTKFFTLFLIDLVKRPRLAFSYLTDRKFFFDNEASNTFDWIMDVSDKHGITSKFYFIPSNTSFKFDFRYNYTNFVKRLIKKIDGRGHEVGIHYSYSASSKFKIKTEWMKLRTILSELNIPTDLGGRMHYLRINFLETLRQISQVGQKYDNTLTFHETGGFRCGTCFPYKPFDIYKKLVLNVEIQPLIVMEGSVLDYSKISIDNDEALHYVKKIVLQCYKVGGRFSLLWHNDEFESEKKKELYCQILEFCSTLNNTKSV, from the coding sequence TTGGTAACAAGTAATTATTTCCTAAAAATACTTTCAGATAATCTGCTGCAAGATTGGGTTGGTAACATTTTTAGAGAGAGATTTGATGTAGATGTCCAGGTTAAATTTTCTGATGGTCATTTTTGTCTGATTTTTTCTAAGAAAAACCATTTTGCAACTATTAACTTTACTAATAATGGAAGACAAGCATTTTTCAATAAAGAAAATGCCTTCTGTTATGTGTCTGGAGAATCTATTTCAAAAACAACAGGGCTAGAGATTCCAAATGAGAATTTGGTTTTATTTGGGGTTTCGGAAATAGACTGGTTTATAAGGAAAGAAAACAATGTTTTCACAGTAAATTATGACTTCGTATCATACATGATATGGTCTCTCAATAGATTAGAGGAATATGGAGTGAAATCTGAAGACAAACATTCCAGATTTGAGTTGAAAAACTCTCATTTATGTAAGGATGAATTATACTTGCGACCAATAGTTGATGAGTGGATTTATTTTATTGGAAGTATGCTTTTAGCCTCTGGTATTGATTGTAAGCAAAATAGATTTTCTTACGAAGTAAGTCATGATGTTGATAAAATATCCAGATATATCAGTGTTCCAAAAACTAAATTCTTTACGCTTTTTCTTATAGATTTAGTGAAAAGACCCCGATTGGCTTTTTCTTATTTGACTGATAGGAAATTTTTTTTTGATAATGAGGCTTCAAATACATTTGATTGGATTATGGATGTTTCAGATAAACACGGTATAACCAGTAAGTTTTATTTTATTCCAAGCAATACCTCTTTTAAATTTGATTTTAGATATAACTATACCAATTTTGTAAAACGTCTTATAAAAAAAATTGACGGTAGAGGCCACGAAGTAGGAATTCATTATAGTTACAGTGCATCATCAAAATTTAAGATTAAGACAGAGTGGATGAAGCTCAGAACAATTTTGTCTGAACTGAATATCCCTACAGATCTTGGAGGTAGAATGCATTATTTAAGAATTAATTTTCTTGAAACACTAAGACAAATTTCCCAAGTAGGGCAGAAGTATGATAATACCTTAACCTTTCACGAAACAGGTGGTTTTAGGTGCGGAACATGTTTTCCCTACAAACCGTTTGATATCTATAAAAAATTAGTTTTGAATGTAGAAATACAACCTTTAATTGTAATGGAAGGAAGTGTTTTAGATTACTCTAAAATAAGTATAGATAATGATGAAGCTCTTCATTACGTAAAAAAAATAGTCCTTCAGTGTTATAAAGTTGGAGGAAGATTTTCATTACTTTGGCATAATGATGAATTTGAAAGTGAAAAAAAGAAAGAATTATATTGTCAGATACTTGAATTCTGCTCAACCTTGAATAACACAAAGTCAGTATGA